Genomic window (Phycisphaerae bacterium):
AGCCAGGCCTTAAATCCCCATAGCTACTGACCAGCCGTTCAACGAAGTTTTTCCGCCGGCGGGGACAACCGCTCCAGCGAGCCGGGAGTCTGTCGCCCGCGGCGGAAAAACTCTATTCGTTTTGCGCGGTAAGTTTACCGCGCAATTTCAGGAGGTTGTTTGCGCATGGCTTGTTTGGCTTCAGCAAGGCTGAAAGTCGAGGAGCATTGCGGATACAACTGCCGACGAACACAAGGGTTGGCGGCGTTCCGCGTGAAAGGCAAAATGGGTTCGTTTTGTCAATACGCCTTTCAGCGGTCAGCGATCACGGTCAGCTATCAGCTCAGACACAAGCGTACGAATTGTCAAAGAACCAGGAGGCGCAGCTCCTTGGCTTACAACACCACCTGTGCTCCGAAACCTCACATCCATACGGAACGCACGGTGAGTGCTCGCTATCCCCGCACCCGTTGATCTCGAAGAAATCAAAGAACGGGGCACCCGCCGCTAAATCATCCTCCAGATCCTCCGCCGACACACTGCTCACAGAGCAGTGGCACACGGTCAAAGTGCTCCGCACGAAGCCAAAGCGGTGTCGCAGCCACCGCACTCCACAGGCGCAGCCGCCGCACTCTATCGCGCCGAGCGGGAGCCAGTCAGGCGTTTGCGAGGCCATCGAGGATCTGGAAAAGCGGCCCACCAAGAAGCTCGAAGCCGTTGAACTAAACCTTCGGTAATCCTAGGAGTTTGCCTCTTCTAGCGGGGCGTCTCCGTAGTCGGGGGTCGATTCAGACCGGACATAAGCTCTCCTTTCCAGGGCCCCCTCGGTTGGGGGTCCATATCCACGTTTAGGAAAGGAGAGCATGATGACCGAGTTGAGACGCCGAATGATCGAGGACATGCAGCTTCACGGATATGCCGGCGGAACGCAAGCGGCCTATGTCCGGGCGGTGCGGCTTCTGGCGGAGCACTACCGCCGCTCGCCGGAGCGACTCACCGAGAATGAGATCCGCGGCTTCTTCATCCACCTGATCCGGCAGCGCCGTCTGACCCGGCCCACCCTCACCATGTATCGTGCCGGGATCCGGTTCTTCTACGAGACCACGCTTCGACGGCCATTGCCCGTGTTCGAACTCATTCGTCCCGAGAATCGCAGGAAGCTGCCGGTGGTGTTGAGCCAGCAAGAGGTCCAGCGGGTGCTGCACCTGATCCGCGACCCCAGGGATCGCATGTGTCTGATCATGATTTACTCCTGCGGGCTGCGTTTGCGCGAGGGCTCCCGGCTGCAAGTGGGGGATATTGACAGCAGCCGAATGGTCGTCCGTGTCCGCGACGGCAAGGGCGGCAAGGACCGTGACGTCCCCTTGCCCCAGCGGTCTTTGCAACTGTTGCGGGATTATTGGCGGCACGAGCGTCCCAGCCCCTGGCTCTTTCCGGACAAGAGCGAAGAGGATCGGCCTCTGCGCGGCCAGAAGGTCTATCACACGCTCAAGGCGGCCCTCCGAAACAGCAAGATCAACAAGCCGGCCAGCGTGCATACCTTGCGGCATTCCTACGCCACGCATCTATTGGAAGCCGGCGTGGACCTTCGCGTCATTCAGGAGGTCCTCGGCCACAAGAGCCCCAAGACGACCGCCATCTACACGCATCTGACCCCCAAGATCCTGGCGGGATTCGTCACCACCGTGAATAGACTCATGGCTGCGCTGTAGGCCCAGAGCAGCCATGCCGGAACTGGCGGAGGTCTTCGCCCGGTACGGGCCGGCCTACCTCGACAGGTACGGTCAGGCCATGCTCCCCAGCCATCGCCGTGCGATGCAGGACATCCTGCGCTGTCGCACCGAGGCGATGGGTGGGCAGGTTTTCTGCTGCAATCGCTGCGGACGCACTCACTATGTCTACCATTCCTGTCGCAATCGCAGTTGCCCGAAGTGCCACCACGAGCAGACCCAAGACTGGCTGGCCCAGCGACGCCAAGAGCTACTGCCAGTCGGTTACTTTCACCTCGTGTTCACCGTCCCCCAGGAGCTACACGCCTGCCTGCGCTCTCGGCAGACCGAACTGTACTCACTATTCATGCAGGCCGCCGCCCAAGCCACCCTCCGGCTCGCCGCCGATCGGCACTATGTTGGAGGGACGGTCGGCATCCTCTGCGTTCTGCACACCTGGGGACGGACCCTGAGCTATCATCCCCACCTTCACTGCCTGGTCACCGGCGGCGGATTCCATGAGCCCAGCCACCAATGGCGGCCAGCCCGGCCGAATTATCTCGTTCCGGTCAAAGCCCTGTCCCGAATGGTCCGGGACACGTTCAAGGACCTGCTGGGATCGAGGCTCAGTACGCTAAACATTCCCGCCTCCGTCTGGCGCCTGCCCTGGAACGTCAACTGCCAACCCGTGCGCGGCAGCACTGACAACGTGCTGAATTATCTAGGCCGGTACGTGCACCGTATCGCCATCACCAACAACCGGATCCTGGTCATCGACGACGGGCGGGTGACCTTCGAGTACCAGGAGACCTCCGACCAGCAGTGGAAAAGGATGACGCTGGAGGCCGAGGAGTTCACCCGCCGCTTCCTCCAACACGTCCTGCCCCAGGGCTTTCACAAGGTGCGCTACTACGGTCTGTGGGCTCCGAAACACCGTCCCCTGTTGCGTCGGCTCCAA
Coding sequences:
- a CDS encoding site-specific integrase; the encoded protein is MTELRRRMIEDMQLHGYAGGTQAAYVRAVRLLAEHYRRSPERLTENEIRGFFIHLIRQRRLTRPTLTMYRAGIRFFYETTLRRPLPVFELIRPENRRKLPVVLSQQEVQRVLHLIRDPRDRMCLIMIYSCGLRLREGSRLQVGDIDSSRMVVRVRDGKGGKDRDVPLPQRSLQLLRDYWRHERPSPWLFPDKSEEDRPLRGQKVYHTLKAALRNSKINKPASVHTLRHSYATHLLEAGVDLRVIQEVLGHKSPKTTAIYTHLTPKILAGFVTTVNRLMAAL
- a CDS encoding IS91 family transposase, whose translation is MPELAEVFARYGPAYLDRYGQAMLPSHRRAMQDILRCRTEAMGGQVFCCNRCGRTHYVYHSCRNRSCPKCHHEQTQDWLAQRRQELLPVGYFHLVFTVPQELHACLRSRQTELYSLFMQAAAQATLRLAADRHYVGGTVGILCVLHTWGRTLSYHPHLHCLVTGGGFHEPSHQWRPARPNYLVPVKALSRMVRDTFKDLLGSRLSTLNIPASVWRLPWNVNCQPVRGSTDNVLNYLGRYVHRIAITNNRILVIDDGRVTFEYQETSDQQWKRMTLEAEEFTRRFLQHVLPQGFHKVRYYGLWAPKHRPLLRRLQLLLAIPQDSCPRSDAPASRLLVAPEDPELRWKCPYCGEGRLVFAGLLHRRGRGPP